A DNA window from Nostoc commune NIES-4072 contains the following coding sequences:
- a CDS encoding DUF6748 domain-containing protein: MNKISLNYKASIIPLLGAIIVTNGFFSTVSAQNISAPDTTDSVAATVENQEFPQWGYYTVRRDFRRCASPICGGYFIKQVNLKATPCLDGIFRSECYVSAIDWSSLKVPPSQLVKIQNDSGSRVILRGNIVPVTFPRFGEFGNLRVKEAFYAATNAPAKGTFVALKDNGIRCITTPCFSTDNLVLNKPKISQVSSIDLSQTSATQKQLDAATSEIFDQGLIAVGKTEVVENVDPTKRDTKFVATQFYLRVEPN, translated from the coding sequence ATGAACAAAATATCGCTTAACTACAAAGCCTCAATTATTCCTCTATTAGGTGCAATAATAGTCACCAACGGATTTTTCTCCACAGTATCGGCGCAAAATATTTCTGCTCCAGACACTACTGATTCTGTTGCCGCCACTGTCGAAAATCAAGAGTTTCCCCAATGGGGATATTACACGGTACGGAGAGATTTTCGCAGATGTGCTTCTCCAATATGCGGTGGATATTTCATTAAGCAGGTAAACTTGAAAGCTACTCCTTGCTTAGATGGTATTTTTCGCTCCGAATGTTATGTGTCTGCAATTGATTGGAGTTCCCTGAAAGTCCCACCTTCCCAACTGGTAAAAATTCAAAATGATAGTGGTAGCCGTGTGATTCTCAGAGGTAATATCGTTCCAGTAACATTTCCTCGATTCGGTGAATTTGGGAATTTGAGAGTAAAAGAAGCTTTCTATGCCGCGACAAATGCTCCAGCAAAAGGTACTTTTGTGGCACTAAAAGACAATGGCATTCGTTGCATCACAACTCCTTGCTTCTCCACAGATAATCTGGTTCTAAATAAGCCGAAGATTTCTCAAGTTTCGTCAATCGATTTGAGTCAAACGAGTGCAACACAAAAACAACTTGACGCAGCAACAAGCGAAATTTTCGATCAAGGTTTGATTGCTGTAGGTAAAACTGAGGTAGTAGAAAACGTAGATCCAACCAAGAGAGATACTAAGTTTGTGGCTACACAATTTTATTTGAGAGTGGAACCGAACTAA